The genomic window ACGCCGAATTGGTCGATCGGCTCGTTGCGGAGCACGACGCCGTGTTTCACTTAGCCGCCATGCTCGGGGTGAAGACGACGATGGACGCGCCCGCGGAGATGATCGAGAACAATGTGCAGGGCACCGTGAACGTGCTGCGATCGGCGCTGAAATTTCGCAGGAAGGTCGTGTTCGCATCCTCCTCGGAGGTGTACGGCAAAGGCCGCCCGCCGTTCTCCGAGGACGACGACCTGCTGTACGGCCCGACGAAGAGGCTGCGCTGGAGCTACGCGACGGCGAAGCTGCTCGAGGAGTTCCTCTGTCTCGGGTACGGCCGGAAGGGGCTGCCGGTGACCGTCGTTCGGTATTTCAACGTATACGGTCCGGGGCAGAAGGACGGTCCGTACGGAGGCGTCATTCCGAAGTTCATCCGGGCGGCGCTCGCCGGGGACGATATCACGGTGTACGGCGACGGCACGCAAACCCGCTGCTTCACGTACGTCGAAGACGCGGCGGAGGCGACGATTCGCGCCTTGCGTCCGGAAGCCGACAACGAGATCGTCAACATCGGCACGGAGCACGAAATTCCGATCATGGAAGTGGCCCGATTGGTGAAGTCGATCTCGAAGAGCGTCTCGAAGATCGTTAGGGTCCCCTATGCGTCGGTATACCCTCACGGCTTCGAGGAGATTCCGAGACGTCTGCCGACGACCGACAAAATGAAGTCGCTGCTCGGGTATCGGCCGAAGGTGGATCTAGGCATCGGCTTGGGGCTCACCTTGCAGTGGTATCAAGGGAATCGGAAGCAGGGAGGATGATCGAAATGCGGCGAACCTTATCCGTCATCATTCCCGCGAGGAACGAAGCCGGCACGATTCACGACGTCGTCACGGCCGCGAGCAACCTGCGGCCGCTCGAGATCGTCGTCGTCGCCAACGGCTGCACCGACGACACGGCGGCGATCGCGCGGAAATTAGGCTGCCGAGTGTTGGAGTTCGAGCATGCGCTCGGGCACGACGTCGGGCGAGCGGTCGGCGCCGGGG from Paenibacillus antri includes these protein-coding regions:
- a CDS encoding NAD-dependent epimerase/dehydratase family protein — translated: MTLTAGRCLVTGGAGFIGSHVAKRLFEAGCDVTVLDTNAGGGGAVEGVRYVKGNATNAELVDRLVAEHDAVFHLAAMLGVKTTMDAPAEMIENNVQGTVNVLRSALKFRRKVVFASSSEVYGKGRPPFSEDDDLLYGPTKRLRWSYATAKLLEEFLCLGYGRKGLPVTVVRYFNVYGPGQKDGPYGGVIPKFIRAALAGDDITVYGDGTQTRCFTYVEDAAEATIRALRPEADNEIVNIGTEHEIPIMEVARLVKSISKSVSKIVRVPYASVYPHGFEEIPRRLPTTDKMKSLLGYRPKVDLGIGLGLTLQWYQGNRKQGG